Proteins from one Microtus pennsylvanicus isolate mMicPen1 chromosome 7, mMicPen1.hap1, whole genome shotgun sequence genomic window:
- the C7H6orf89 gene encoding bombesin receptor-activated protein C6orf89 homolog isoform X1, with amino-acid sequence MDFILEDMDLAANEISIYDKLSETVDLVRQTGHQCGMSEKAIEKFIRRLLEKNEPQRGPPQYPLLLAIYKVLLTLGLILFAAYFIIQPFSSLAPEPVLSGAHTWRSLIHHIRLMSLPIAKKYMSETKGVPLQGGEEDRPFPDLDFWSTSDCEQNESEPIPANCTVCAQIFPLKVTLLEDTPKTFERLRPLVIKTGQPLLSSEIQHFSCQYPEATEGFTEGFLTKWWRCFPERWFPFAYPWRRPLNRSQILRELFPVFTQLPFPKDVSLNKCFLTHPGPVLGSKMHKVHELFAVGSGKAMLQLIPPFQCRRHCHLMTMPIGPGDIGYADAAHWKLYVAARADQPLVICDGTTLSEQ; translated from the exons GGATTTCATCTTGGAAGACATGGATCTTGCTGCTAATGAGATCAGCATCTATGACAAGCTTTCAGAGACCGTTGATCTGGTGAGACAGACAGGCCATCAGTGTGGAATGTCAGAAAAGGCGATCGAAAAATTTATCAGACGGCTGCTGGAGAAGAATGAACCTCAAAGGGGACCACCCCAGTACCCTCTCCTCTTAGCCATATATAAG GTCCTCCTAACTCTGGGATTAATCTTGTTCGCTGCCTACTTTATAATTCAACCTTTTAGCTCATTAGCACCCGAGCCAGTGCTTTCGGGAGCTCACACGTGGCGTTCACTCATCCATCACATTCGGCTGATGTCCTTGCCCATCGCCAAGAAGTATATGTCAGAGACTAAGGGCGTTCCTCTGCAAGGTGGAGAGGAAGACAGACCCTTCCCAG ACTTGGACTTCTGGTCAACAAGTGACTGTGAGCAGAATGAGTCAGAACCCATCCCTGCCAACTGCACTGTCTGTGCCCAGATATTCCCCCTCAAAGTAACGCTCCTAGAGGACACTCCGAAGACTTTTGAGAGACTCCGTCCTCTGGTGATCAAG ACAGGGCAGCCTCTGTTGTCTTCAGAGATTCAGCATTTCTCATGCCAGTACCCTGAAGCCACAGAGGGCTTCACTGAGGGGTTTCTCACCAAGTGGTGGCGCTGCTTTCCTGAGAGGTGGTTCCCATTTGCTTACCCGTG GAGGAGACCTCTAAACAGATCACAAATTTTACGGGAGCTTTTTCCTGTTTTTACCCAACTTCCATTTCCAAAAGACGTCTCATTAAACAAGTGCTTCCTGACCCACCCTGGACCTGTGTTGGGTAGCAAG ATGCATAAGGTGCACGAGCTGTTTGCTGTTGGCAGCGGGAAAGCCATGCTGCAGCTCATCCCTCCCTTCCAGTGCCGAAGACACTGTCATCTCATGACCATGCCGATAGGACCTGGAGATATTG GCTATGCCGATGCTGCCCACTGGAAGCTCTACGTTGCAGCCAGAGCGGACCAGCCTTTGGTCATCTGCGATGGAACCACTCTCTCAGAGCAATAG
- the C7H6orf89 gene encoding bombesin receptor-activated protein C6orf89 homolog isoform X2, translating into MDLAANEISIYDKLSETVDLVRQTGHQCGMSEKAIEKFIRRLLEKNEPQRGPPQYPLLLAIYKVLLTLGLILFAAYFIIQPFSSLAPEPVLSGAHTWRSLIHHIRLMSLPIAKKYMSETKGVPLQGGEEDRPFPDLDFWSTSDCEQNESEPIPANCTVCAQIFPLKVTLLEDTPKTFERLRPLVIKTGQPLLSSEIQHFSCQYPEATEGFTEGFLTKWWRCFPERWFPFAYPWRRPLNRSQILRELFPVFTQLPFPKDVSLNKCFLTHPGPVLGSKMHKVHELFAVGSGKAMLQLIPPFQCRRHCHLMTMPIGPGDIGYADAAHWKLYVAARADQPLVICDGTTLSEQ; encoded by the exons ATGGATCTTGCTGCTAATGAGATCAGCATCTATGACAAGCTTTCAGAGACCGTTGATCTGGTGAGACAGACAGGCCATCAGTGTGGAATGTCAGAAAAGGCGATCGAAAAATTTATCAGACGGCTGCTGGAGAAGAATGAACCTCAAAGGGGACCACCCCAGTACCCTCTCCTCTTAGCCATATATAAG GTCCTCCTAACTCTGGGATTAATCTTGTTCGCTGCCTACTTTATAATTCAACCTTTTAGCTCATTAGCACCCGAGCCAGTGCTTTCGGGAGCTCACACGTGGCGTTCACTCATCCATCACATTCGGCTGATGTCCTTGCCCATCGCCAAGAAGTATATGTCAGAGACTAAGGGCGTTCCTCTGCAAGGTGGAGAGGAAGACAGACCCTTCCCAG ACTTGGACTTCTGGTCAACAAGTGACTGTGAGCAGAATGAGTCAGAACCCATCCCTGCCAACTGCACTGTCTGTGCCCAGATATTCCCCCTCAAAGTAACGCTCCTAGAGGACACTCCGAAGACTTTTGAGAGACTCCGTCCTCTGGTGATCAAG ACAGGGCAGCCTCTGTTGTCTTCAGAGATTCAGCATTTCTCATGCCAGTACCCTGAAGCCACAGAGGGCTTCACTGAGGGGTTTCTCACCAAGTGGTGGCGCTGCTTTCCTGAGAGGTGGTTCCCATTTGCTTACCCGTG GAGGAGACCTCTAAACAGATCACAAATTTTACGGGAGCTTTTTCCTGTTTTTACCCAACTTCCATTTCCAAAAGACGTCTCATTAAACAAGTGCTTCCTGACCCACCCTGGACCTGTGTTGGGTAGCAAG ATGCATAAGGTGCACGAGCTGTTTGCTGTTGGCAGCGGGAAAGCCATGCTGCAGCTCATCCCTCCCTTCCAGTGCCGAAGACACTGTCATCTCATGACCATGCCGATAGGACCTGGAGATATTG GCTATGCCGATGCTGCCCACTGGAAGCTCTACGTTGCAGCCAGAGCGGACCAGCCTTTGGTCATCTGCGATGGAACCACTCTCTCAGAGCAATAG